One Oceanicoccus sagamiensis genomic region harbors:
- a CDS encoding aminotransferase class I/II-fold pyridoxal phosphate-dependent enzyme, which produces MRLNQATPEQLREWETTLAEQYQAIQQAGLSLDLTRGKPSSDQLDLSNALDGILHGQYTDSSGTDLRNYGGLDGIPEAKTLFAGMVGVKPEEVMIGGNSSLTLMYFSLQTAMHQGVSDADSAWAKDGQTVKFLAPVPGYDRHFAACEHLGVELIPVAMDDNGPDMDQVEQLVQADASIKGIWCVPRFSNPTGVVYSDEVVQRIAKLGNIAGPNFRVFWDNAYAVHVLNDNAPELPNLMDYCRQQGTEDSVYIFGSTSKITFAGAGVAFIAGSPANLTVLKKHLGFTSIGPDKINQLRHVAFLKDSATLSEHMNRHAAIMQPRFDAVLSSLRSELGDTDMGSWTEPEGGYFISFDSRPGLAREIIALAAGAGVKLTPAGATFPYGNDPDDKNIRLAPTYPTVSEIEKAMEVFVTCVKLASVKQALAAS; this is translated from the coding sequence TTGCGTCTCAATCAAGCAACTCCGGAACAACTGCGCGAGTGGGAAACGACCCTCGCTGAGCAGTACCAAGCCATTCAGCAGGCAGGCCTAAGCCTGGACCTGACCCGAGGCAAGCCCAGCAGCGATCAACTGGACCTATCCAATGCACTGGACGGTATTCTGCATGGCCAATATACCGATAGCAGCGGCACCGACCTGCGAAATTACGGTGGTCTGGACGGTATTCCAGAAGCCAAGACCCTATTTGCCGGTATGGTCGGCGTTAAACCTGAAGAAGTGATGATTGGCGGTAATAGTAGCCTCACCCTAATGTACTTTAGTTTACAAACAGCCATGCACCAGGGCGTTAGCGATGCTGACAGCGCCTGGGCAAAAGACGGCCAAACCGTTAAATTCCTGGCCCCGGTTCCCGGTTACGATCGTCACTTTGCGGCCTGTGAGCATTTAGGCGTAGAGCTTATCCCGGTGGCCATGGATGACAATGGCCCGGATATGGATCAGGTTGAGCAGTTGGTTCAAGCCGATGCCAGCATTAAAGGTATCTGGTGTGTGCCACGCTTCTCTAACCCAACCGGTGTGGTTTACTCCGACGAGGTGGTGCAACGTATTGCCAAGCTTGGCAATATCGCAGGCCCCAACTTCCGTGTATTTTGGGATAACGCCTACGCAGTCCATGTATTAAACGACAACGCACCAGAACTACCCAATCTGATGGACTACTGTCGCCAGCAGGGCACCGAAGATAGCGTCTATATTTTTGGCTCCACGTCCAAAATAACCTTTGCTGGTGCCGGTGTAGCGTTTATTGCCGGCTCCCCCGCTAACCTGACGGTACTGAAAAAGCATCTGGGCTTTACTTCTATTGGCCCGGATAAAATCAACCAACTCCGTCATGTCGCCTTCTTAAAAGACAGCGCCACCCTGAGTGAACATATGAATCGACATGCTGCCATTATGCAGCCACGGTTTGATGCAGTACTATCATCACTACGCAGTGAGCTGGGTGATACCGATATGGGCAGCTGGACTGAACCAGAGGGGGGGTATTTTATCTCTTTTGATTCCCGCCCAGGTCTGGCCAGGGAAATTATTGCACTGGCCGCAGGTGCCGGTGTAAAACTAACCCCTGCGGGCGCCACCTTCCCTTATGGCAATGACCCGGACGATAAAAATATCCGCCTGGCACCCACCTACCCGACGGTGAGCGAAATAGAAAAGGCGATGGAGGTATTTGTCACCTGCGTCAAACTGGCTTCGGTTAAACAGGCTTTGGCTGCCAGCTAA
- a CDS encoding PilZ domain-containing protein, whose product MKDIIERKHERKELNQSIPILDVINGGEFGELVNATIEGIMIITDKEIPTQSIYQLSLQLPIEIEGSNTVELGADCLWCRKVENFHRYWSGFHIIDASDTAMAQLEELIKHYSK is encoded by the coding sequence ATGAAAGATATTATCGAAAGAAAACATGAGCGCAAAGAACTCAACCAATCCATCCCCATTCTGGATGTGATCAATGGCGGAGAATTTGGTGAACTGGTTAATGCCACAATTGAAGGCATTATGATAATTACCGATAAAGAAATACCCACCCAGTCTATTTACCAACTCTCCCTACAGTTGCCCATTGAAATAGAGGGTAGCAACACCGTAGAACTGGGTGCCGATTGCCTCTGGTGCCGTAAAGTCGAGAATTTCCACCGCTATTGGTCCGGCTTTCATATTATTGATGCCTCCGATACCGCCATGGCCCAGCTTGAAGAACTGATCAAACACTACAGTAAATAA
- a CDS encoding DUF1631 family protein, with product MKSAYDHYSEKTDNQSMGEQGPNSSLERERILTACRELIIKWVQVNFSAYFDTLDDRLFSLADKADNNDDQNRYFQIRGDLQHGKSIVQQAYLQQIYKAFDNYQANQATSSDYSNNLGKLTEPAPEDELNLSLIDNNELEEKLAIGSMSRKASALHSEMLYALNQRLAALRGGQKLTDQGNPIAPAVFGEAMKQSIDSISMDNRSKLLIYKIFESAFISKINKLYELVNHHFESHGVLPHLSYHIQKNASAQIAEQLPEELQEQTSAASMANQVNLIDAIRLLQQQLQPQAPQPRAQASPPVSQIIAGIQQLQQNAGALLKALESPQAVATSNPASLKQQAEQAVKKSDEVDAHIIEIVGLLFEYMLNDQQLPDSIKALLSYLHTPFLKIAVIDKDFFDHPEHPARQLLNSLVAAGERWVEPSGKHKNDVFQQIKNVVQRLLNEFDNDVRLFSELAFEFNQYLRQHSRRIRLAEKRAMQAAQGENKLKEIRLKVDAYLKKKSSELQLPPSIHTLLFEPWANFLSFNLLRFGSRSEQWREAALAVDDILWLSQPHGADDWHARKRAQELRKTLLPLLQSGFETVGYDSNQGKRLLEALMQRQQDTSTAATPVTTPVSANIDDVDIASQSREAAEGDKVIMMLRKTQPGTWFEFNADSKTPQRAKLAWANTDTLHFMFVNRMGQQVSAKTGQELASDIRAGKTRILQTLEGKPFFEKAMERVLEQLRQREQNNPD from the coding sequence TTGAAGAGCGCCTACGACCACTACAGCGAGAAAACGGATAATCAATCTATGGGCGAACAAGGTCCTAACAGTAGCTTGGAAAGAGAGCGTATTCTTACGGCCTGCCGCGAGCTTATTATCAAGTGGGTACAGGTTAATTTTAGCGCCTATTTTGACACGCTGGATGATCGTTTATTTTCCCTGGCCGACAAAGCCGATAATAACGATGATCAAAATCGTTACTTCCAGATCAGGGGTGATCTTCAGCACGGAAAAAGCATTGTCCAGCAAGCTTATCTGCAACAGATTTATAAAGCCTTCGATAATTACCAGGCCAACCAAGCGACCTCCAGTGACTACAGTAATAACCTCGGCAAATTGACCGAACCCGCCCCCGAAGACGAATTAAATCTGAGCCTGATTGACAATAACGAACTGGAAGAAAAACTGGCTATTGGCTCTATGAGCCGCAAAGCCAGCGCCCTTCACTCAGAAATGCTGTATGCACTGAATCAACGTCTGGCCGCATTGCGTGGTGGCCAAAAGCTGACGGACCAGGGCAACCCTATTGCACCCGCAGTTTTCGGCGAGGCAATGAAGCAGTCAATCGACAGCATCTCGATGGATAACCGCAGCAAACTCCTGATCTATAAAATTTTTGAATCGGCCTTTATAAGCAAAATCAATAAACTCTATGAATTGGTTAACCACCATTTTGAGAGCCATGGCGTGCTGCCACACCTGAGTTATCACATCCAAAAAAATGCCTCAGCCCAAATCGCCGAGCAACTACCCGAAGAATTGCAGGAACAAACCAGCGCCGCTTCGATGGCCAACCAGGTCAACTTAATAGATGCTATCCGCTTATTACAACAGCAACTGCAACCTCAGGCCCCACAGCCCAGAGCCCAGGCATCGCCACCGGTGTCACAAATTATTGCCGGCATTCAACAACTACAGCAAAACGCCGGGGCCCTGCTTAAAGCGCTGGAATCACCTCAGGCAGTAGCCACTAGCAACCCCGCCAGCCTCAAACAGCAAGCCGAACAGGCCGTAAAAAAGTCCGACGAAGTCGATGCACATATTATTGAAATTGTAGGCCTGCTATTTGAATATATGTTGAATGACCAACAGCTGCCCGACTCCATTAAAGCACTACTTAGTTATTTACATACCCCCTTTCTGAAAATTGCTGTTATCGACAAAGATTTTTTTGATCACCCGGAGCACCCAGCCCGACAACTGCTTAATAGCCTTGTGGCTGCTGGTGAGCGCTGGGTAGAACCGTCAGGCAAACATAAGAATGATGTATTTCAACAAATCAAAAATGTCGTGCAACGACTGCTTAATGAATTTGATAACGACGTGCGGCTATTTTCAGAATTGGCCTTTGAGTTTAACCAGTATCTGCGCCAGCATTCTCGCCGTATTCGACTGGCCGAAAAGCGCGCAATGCAAGCCGCCCAGGGGGAAAACAAACTCAAGGAAATACGCTTAAAAGTCGATGCCTATTTGAAGAAAAAGTCCAGCGAACTGCAATTGCCCCCTTCCATCCATACCTTATTATTTGAACCCTGGGCCAACTTCCTGTCCTTTAATCTACTCCGCTTTGGCTCACGCAGTGAACAATGGCGAGAAGCGGCTCTGGCGGTGGACGATATTCTCTGGTTAAGCCAACCCCATGGCGCCGACGACTGGCATGCTCGAAAACGCGCTCAGGAACTGCGTAAAACTCTGCTTCCGTTACTGCAATCAGGCTTTGAGACAGTGGGCTATGACAGCAACCAGGGCAAGCGATTATTGGAAGCACTGATGCAGCGGCAACAGGATACCAGCACTGCGGCTACCCCCGTCACCACGCCGGTTAGCGCCAATATTGATGATGTTGATATTGCCAGCCAATCCCGGGAGGCGGCCGAGGGCGACAAAGTGATTATGATGCTAAGGAAAACCCAGCCTGGCACCTGGTTTGAATTTAATGCCGACAGTAAAACACCCCAGCGCGCCAAATTGGCCTGGGCTAACACCGACACATTGCACTTTATGTTTGTAAACCGGATGGGGCAGCAGGTTTCGGCAAAAACAGGGCAGGAGCTCGCCAGTGATATCCGCGCTGGCAAAACCAGGATCCTGCAAACCCTGGAGGGTAAACCCTTCTTTGAGAAGGCGATGGAGCGTGTACTGGAACAATTACGCCAAAGAGAACAAAATAATCCCGACTGA
- a CDS encoding YheT family hydrolase: MDTFKPSALLKNPHLQSILASTGPRKHWVKRQAKTLRETASQHILDCGDGIRLQGEYSTLPNNQQGLVILIHGWLGSNDSLYLLSAGSTLLAAGYNVFRLNLRDHGDSGHLNRELFNSTRITEVVNAVKAIQQQFPHTQNYLAGFSLGGNFSLRVAARAPANAITLNKVVAVCPVINPYKTNRNLNNGPFIYHQHFRNHWRQSLANKLQHFPEHGYQDILNKLPTLDAMNDYFVPHHTAYAEVDDYLNGYSIGGEHLSQLEIPCHILSSMDDPVIEAEDLQELPDHPQLTIELTRYGGHCGYIQGLTMDSWADQRILELFAESTSS; the protein is encoded by the coding sequence ATGGACACCTTCAAACCATCAGCACTGCTGAAGAATCCCCATTTACAGTCCATTCTGGCCAGCACCGGGCCACGTAAACACTGGGTAAAACGTCAGGCAAAAACACTGCGCGAAACAGCCAGCCAGCATATTCTTGATTGCGGTGACGGCATCCGCCTACAAGGCGAATACTCCACCCTACCCAACAACCAACAAGGCCTGGTTATTTTAATTCACGGCTGGCTGGGCAGTAACGACTCTCTGTATTTACTCTCGGCAGGCAGCACCTTATTGGCAGCGGGTTATAATGTTTTTCGACTTAATCTCAGGGACCATGGCGATAGCGGCCACCTTAACCGCGAGCTATTTAACTCTACCCGGATTACCGAAGTCGTTAATGCCGTTAAAGCTATCCAGCAACAATTTCCACATACGCAGAATTATTTAGCCGGCTTTTCTCTGGGGGGGAATTTCTCATTGCGGGTGGCCGCCAGAGCGCCAGCCAATGCTATTACACTGAATAAAGTGGTCGCTGTTTGCCCCGTCATCAACCCCTATAAAACCAACCGCAATTTAAATAACGGTCCATTTATTTATCACCAGCACTTTCGTAATCACTGGCGACAATCTCTCGCCAATAAATTGCAGCACTTCCCGGAACATGGCTATCAGGACATACTCAACAAACTGCCTACACTGGACGCTATGAATGACTATTTTGTCCCCCATCATACGGCGTACGCTGAGGTAGACGATTACCTCAATGGCTATTCCATTGGCGGCGAACATTTAAGCCAGCTAGAAATACCCTGCCATATCCTCAGCAGTATGGATGACCCTGTGATTGAAGCAGAAGATTTACAGGAACTGCCCGACCACCCACAGTTGACCATTGAACTCACCCGCTATGGCGGCCACTGCGGCTATATTCAGGGGCTCACCATGGATAGCTGGGCAGACCAACGTATTCTGGAACTGTTCGCCGAATCGACCTCCAGCTAA
- a CDS encoding phosphatase PAP2 family protein yields the protein MLAIQQWGIDFILMLQSYQSPFLDSFFYLITQLGGMAYLAVVPLVIWCINPRLGIRALLAMLVAQYLVMLIKDIVQEPRPYLADDRIISSGERGYSFPSGHAMGSMVFYGLLLLCTDKKWLRIALVGLIILIGLSRNYLGVHYPHDVVIGWVLGIIYLYSWFKWQPLVSKAFYQQTLSKQLLLLFAVPALIASLHYFWLDTFRALAVAGAVSACVLSLMADSSRTLLHVKGHIIQLAGRYIIGMVLLLATLTACDAIVPADGHLFYNVVVWVNGFTMSLMTCYFAPRLFGKIKLAQ from the coding sequence ATGCTAGCCATACAACAATGGGGCATCGATTTTATTTTGATGCTGCAATCTTATCAGTCGCCTTTTCTCGATAGTTTTTTTTATCTTATCACCCAGCTGGGTGGCATGGCTTATCTCGCCGTTGTGCCACTGGTCATTTGGTGTATAAACCCCCGTCTGGGTATTCGCGCCCTACTCGCTATGTTAGTTGCCCAATATCTGGTAATGCTGATCAAAGATATTGTGCAGGAACCCCGCCCCTATCTTGCGGATGATCGCATTATCTCTTCCGGCGAGCGAGGCTATAGTTTCCCCAGCGGCCACGCTATGGGCTCGATGGTTTTTTATGGCTTGCTGTTGCTATGCACTGATAAAAAATGGCTGCGAATAGCCCTCGTTGGCTTAATTATTTTGATTGGCCTGTCGAGAAATTATCTGGGCGTTCACTATCCCCACGATGTTGTGATAGGTTGGGTATTAGGCATTATCTACTTATATAGCTGGTTTAAATGGCAGCCGCTTGTCAGCAAAGCCTTTTACCAACAGACATTAAGCAAACAATTGCTGCTGTTATTTGCCGTTCCGGCGCTGATAGCCAGCTTGCATTATTTTTGGCTGGACACCTTTCGCGCACTGGCGGTTGCCGGTGCGGTTTCAGCCTGCGTGTTAAGCCTCATGGCCGACAGCAGCCGAACACTTCTGCATGTTAAAGGCCATATTATCCAGCTAGCTGGCCGCTATATTATCGGCATGGTATTACTGCTAGCGACCCTAACAGCCTGCGACGCTATTGTGCCGGCAGATGGCCACCTATTTTATAATGTGGTGGTTTGGGTCAATGGCTTTACCATGAGCTTAATGACCTGTTATTTCGCCCCCCGCTTATTTGGCAAAATAAAGCTGGCCCAGTGA